A window from Kovacikia minuta CCNUW1 encodes these proteins:
- a CDS encoding nucleotide exchange factor GrpE, whose translation MDTAWILSEGLITALVGLGVLFWRSQRTAQATQAALQQELETLKQTSQQIQHDLEQRLQETTETLQTTQREKAALEDQVDALKQQCLRLRTSLEQQATQVEQDTQAAAFGQVQALLTQYPTVRRMVEGKPDLPARNVVAMFTSLDNLVQSWSYQAIGSPWESVAYDPQLHQGDSADLQPGEPIYIRFVGYRQGDRILIPAKVSRTLPSGATV comes from the coding sequence TGAGCGAGGGCTTGATCACCGCACTCGTTGGTTTGGGCGTGCTTTTTTGGCGATCGCAGCGTACCGCCCAAGCCACCCAGGCAGCCCTTCAGCAGGAACTGGAAACGCTCAAACAAACCTCTCAGCAGATCCAGCACGATCTGGAACAGCGCTTGCAGGAAACCACTGAGACCTTGCAAACGACGCAGCGAGAGAAAGCCGCGTTAGAAGACCAGGTGGATGCCCTGAAGCAGCAGTGTTTACGGCTTCGTACTTCTTTAGAGCAGCAAGCAACCCAGGTAGAACAAGACACCCAGGCAGCCGCTTTTGGGCAAGTGCAGGCATTGCTGACCCAATATCCCACAGTGCGACGCATGGTGGAGGGCAAGCCCGATTTGCCTGCTCGTAATGTCGTGGCGATGTTTACGTCATTGGACAACCTGGTTCAGTCCTGGAGCTATCAAGCGATCGGTAGTCCGTGGGAATCTGTGGCGTATGACCCCCAACTGCACCAGGGGGATAGTGCTGATCTTCAGCCCGGTGAGCCAATTTACATCCGGTTTGTGGGCTATCGTCAGGGCGATCGCATCCTCATTCCCGCAAAAGTCAGCCGTACCTTGCCTTCAGGAGCCACCGTATGA